One Vallitalea pronyensis genomic region harbors:
- a CDS encoding helix-turn-helix domain-containing protein, with protein sequence MFLKQVRRKSLIRKIFLYIFLPILAIMVATIIQINLFSSVSKNVYLKNYNEYQKNISANIENYFNRIAYTSNMLDRQMMMDICYFNRDVSIYERYAFIQLVSELTDIKNTSTDIHSILFYMKKLNVVISNESIYNADEFFSKYHVYDDYPKNFWYNYDIKSINFDLLKETKLGSTAVIPMVVNSDNYLSDDNLLIFNTQSSNFNTLIKKYTNDIHMDMRLSYGGKDIYVTNNHKNNNITIPYTVTINNEFYDLAYSFDRKAFFAPFNSYIILFNSIVGIIFIVAIIFSVKNTLKLYRPFKSIAHTINRDSRSNTNITYEKIENVVNMLVDENKKMADQVANAAMVARDNFLYQLLHDESILKYIHLKDYDIEFPYKLFCVVSIKFSFMTLFYTDFSRMQQINIFNALNTLIYDKFNQEGMQSYVIKELNDQYHIIVNTDKAHVKDVEQSVKDFPGLFAVDMKYASVLVGKGNFYHHADQISASYKDAYTDIINRVSNPSNTSKNSKIYYTPEDKNKLNNYLKTSNREEAISIVEQLNQGISSENEVRNFYFQTLFLYVNFAEANEIKSELPDMDVQYHHDLSTQELKNSIVTLTNNICDYFDSNSHLISQQNIFKYIDENYAKDLYADLLANHFKISTRKFSNFFKEKFGVTFYQYLSSYRIEKSKEILLANYKMNLDEVSQLVGFRSRQTFIRMFKQREGITPTAYRDIHIKRM encoded by the coding sequence ATGTTTTTAAAACAAGTAAGAAGAAAATCCTTAATACGAAAAATATTTCTTTATATCTTTTTACCTATATTAGCCATTATGGTCGCAACCATTATCCAGATAAATCTTTTCTCTAGCGTATCTAAAAATGTCTACCTTAAAAATTATAACGAGTACCAAAAGAATATCAGCGCTAATATTGAAAATTATTTTAATCGTATTGCCTATACTTCCAATATGCTGGACAGGCAGATGATGATGGATATCTGTTATTTTAATCGTGATGTTAGCATTTATGAAAGATATGCATTTATACAACTTGTTTCAGAATTAACGGATATAAAAAACACGTCAACGGATATACACAGCATATTGTTTTATATGAAAAAACTGAATGTTGTCATCTCAAATGAATCCATTTATAATGCCGATGAATTTTTCTCAAAGTACCATGTTTATGACGATTATCCGAAAAACTTCTGGTATAATTATGACATTAAGAGTATCAATTTTGACCTTTTAAAAGAAACGAAGCTAGGTAGCACAGCCGTTATACCCATGGTCGTCAACTCTGACAACTATCTATCAGACGATAATTTATTAATCTTTAACACCCAATCAAGTAACTTCAACACCCTTATAAAAAAGTATACAAATGATATCCATATGGATATGCGCTTATCATATGGAGGAAAAGACATATACGTCACCAATAACCATAAAAATAATAACATCACCATTCCATATACCGTAACCATTAACAATGAATTCTATGACCTTGCATATAGTTTTGATAGAAAGGCTTTTTTTGCACCTTTTAATTCGTATATTATCTTGTTTAATTCAATTGTAGGGATTATTTTCATCGTTGCCATTATTTTTTCTGTAAAAAATACATTGAAATTGTACAGGCCTTTTAAGTCTATAGCCCATACAATTAATAGAGATTCTCGTTCTAATACTAACATAACTTATGAAAAAATTGAAAACGTTGTCAATATGCTTGTGGATGAAAACAAAAAGATGGCAGACCAAGTTGCTAATGCTGCCATGGTAGCCAGAGATAATTTTTTGTATCAGCTGTTACATGATGAAAGTATTTTAAAATACATCCATCTTAAAGATTATGACATTGAATTTCCCTATAAACTGTTTTGCGTCGTTTCCATTAAATTTTCATTTATGACCTTGTTCTATACGGACTTTTCCAGAATGCAGCAAATAAATATTTTTAATGCGCTTAATACCCTCATCTATGATAAATTTAATCAAGAGGGTATGCAATCATACGTGATTAAAGAATTAAACGACCAGTACCATATCATTGTCAATACGGACAAAGCTCATGTAAAGGATGTGGAACAATCCGTTAAAGATTTTCCAGGGCTGTTTGCCGTGGATATGAAATATGCATCCGTACTGGTTGGAAAAGGTAATTTTTATCATCATGCAGATCAAATATCCGCATCTTACAAAGATGCCTATACCGATATTATTAATCGAGTGAGTAATCCTTCTAATACATCTAAGAATAGTAAGATCTATTATACACCAGAAGATAAAAACAAATTAAATAATTATTTGAAGACATCCAATCGAGAAGAAGCCATTTCTATAGTTGAACAGCTTAATCAGGGTATTAGCAGTGAAAATGAGGTTAGAAACTTTTATTTTCAAACCTTGTTCTTATATGTTAATTTTGCTGAAGCTAATGAAATTAAGTCAGAGCTCCCAGATATGGATGTTCAATACCATCATGATTTAAGTACTCAAGAGCTTAAGAATAGCATCGTCACCCTTACCAACAACATATGTGATTATTTCGACTCCAATAGTCACTTGATCAGTCAGCAGAATATTTTTAAATACATTGATGAAAATTATGCCAAAGATCTCTACGCCGACTTACTGGCTAATCATTTTAAGATCAGTACTCGGAAATTTTCAAACTTCTTTAAAGAAAAGTTTGGTGTAACATTTTATCAGTACTTGTCATCTTATCGCATTGAAAAGTCTAAAGAGATACTCTTAGCAAACTATAAAATGAATCTGGATGAAGTGTCTCAACTTGTAGGATTTCGTTCTAGACAGACTTTTATCAGGATGTTTAAACAGCGTGAAGGCATAACGCCTACGGCCTATAGAGACATCCACATAAAAAGAATGTAG
- a CDS encoding extracellular solute-binding protein yields the protein MIKKRILALALVVIMGIALTACGKSTNDTPQSTTNEKTDNTDKPADNTPHVKDGELTTYYAEEPFNISFALAEIPGEFNRFSEDWAILGEIKKRTNVTLDIVPIIRDDYTQKVTTMLSTGYEIPDLITVLALDKSKMNTFFTNGMFFDYSGYYNDGKMPHMKAFFESRDFVGFPLNEDGSMYSFSGGYDKIVLSEQGALMYRKDLLDKLNLEVPTTIDEFYHVLSSLKQEYPDSYPLNTTFKAYTAVPIAQAFGVSLMTNTGVHYDAEQEKYINIYDTDNAKAFFKFINKLFAEGLIDPEFLTATPEQFRQKMANDITLVSYGWTGQLQSYNKNFKQLNPDFDMVRGPWLLADDIIDTLYVAEQQKLSFALSEAVGKYKNIEEIIKFIDWYMYSEENRTLLGWGIEGQHYTVEDGKKIATEAFIASSFKLDGCNSHMGFEKNVELSDFKTALLGEEALQERLEATSTSYAFESPTIPDELVEEAQLIFVSANKVINQYIAKFTFGEKNVDADYDEFLSLLDDSNYDRLIEIYNIALHSK from the coding sequence AATCAACAAATGATACACCTCAATCGACCACTAATGAAAAAACAGATAACACGGATAAACCAGCAGATAATACACCCCATGTAAAGGACGGGGAATTAACAACTTATTATGCTGAAGAACCTTTTAATATTTCTTTTGCCCTTGCAGAAATTCCTGGAGAGTTCAATAGATTCTCAGAGGATTGGGCCATTCTTGGAGAAATTAAAAAAAGAACCAATGTGACACTTGATATTGTACCGATCATCCGTGATGACTACACGCAAAAAGTAACGACCATGTTAAGTACTGGATATGAAATACCGGACTTAATTACTGTGTTAGCTTTAGATAAGTCTAAAATGAATACGTTCTTTACAAATGGCATGTTTTTTGATTACAGTGGGTATTACAATGATGGTAAAATGCCCCATATGAAAGCTTTTTTTGAAAGCAGGGATTTTGTAGGTTTTCCACTGAATGAAGACGGTTCCATGTACTCGTTTTCTGGGGGATATGATAAGATAGTTCTTTCAGAACAAGGAGCGCTTATGTATAGAAAAGACCTCCTTGACAAACTCAATCTAGAAGTACCGACTACCATTGATGAATTCTACCATGTATTGTCTTCATTAAAACAAGAATATCCAGATTCGTATCCTTTAAATACCACCTTCAAAGCTTATACAGCCGTTCCTATCGCTCAAGCTTTTGGAGTTAGTCTCATGACAAACACAGGTGTCCATTATGATGCTGAACAAGAAAAATACATTAACATCTATGATACAGACAATGCAAAAGCATTCTTTAAATTCATTAACAAACTCTTTGCCGAAGGCTTAATTGATCCTGAGTTCTTGACGGCTACTCCAGAACAATTCCGTCAGAAAATGGCAAATGATATCACCTTAGTAAGTTACGGCTGGACAGGACAACTTCAAAGCTACAATAAAAACTTCAAACAATTAAATCCTGACTTTGATATGGTGCGTGGACCATGGCTCCTTGCAGATGACATCATCGATACATTGTATGTTGCTGAACAGCAAAAGCTATCCTTTGCTTTATCCGAGGCTGTTGGAAAGTATAAAAACATTGAAGAAATCATTAAATTTATCGATTGGTACATGTACAGTGAAGAAAATCGTACGTTGTTAGGATGGGGTATTGAAGGTCAGCATTATACCGTTGAAGATGGCAAAAAAATAGCAACGGAAGCATTTATTGCATCTTCCTTTAAGTTAGATGGTTGTAACAGTCACATGGGCTTTGAGAAAAATGTAGAGTTAAGTGATTTTAAAACAGCACTTCTAGGAGAAGAAGCCCTACAAGAGCGATTAGAAGCTACATCCACATCCTATGCGTTTGAGAGTCCAACCATTCCAGATGAACTTGTTGAGGAAGCCCAGCTTATTTTTGTATCGGCCAACAAAGTAATTAATCAATACATTGCAAAGTTTACTTTTGGTGAGAAAAATGTTGATGCAGATTACGACGAATTTTTAAGCTTACTTGACGATAGCAATTACGATCGATTAATTGAAATCTATAACATAGCACTTCATAGCAAGTAA